A stretch of the Candidatus Jettenia sp. AMX2 genome encodes the following:
- a CDS encoding class I SAM-dependent DNA methyltransferase yields the protein MNDTSSIVSRVWSFCHTLRDDGVSYGDYLEQLTYLLFLKMADEYSKIYKKDVGIPKEYNWDSLKTRKGADLESHYITLLRTLGQQKGMIGQIFVKSQNQIQDPAKLYKIIHMIDAENWVMMGADVKGDIYEGLLEKNAEDVKSGAGQYFTPRSLIRAMVECVRPEPLKTIADPACGTGGFFLAAYDFLVREYSLDKEQKKFLKNQTFFGNEIVANTRRLVLMNCFLHNIGEITGESTISPNDALIAEAGDRYDYVLTNPPFGKKSSITITNGEGKQEKEDLRYNRQDFWATTSNKQLNFVQHVRTMLKTSGQAAVVVPDNVLFEGGAGETVRRKLLDNTDLHTILRLPTGIFYAQGVKANVIFFDNKPAAKNPWTREVWFYDFRTNIHFTKKKNLMAYDDLKDFIACYNPKNRHTRQETWSEDNPEGRWRKFTYDEIVARDKTSLDIFWIRDESLADLDNLPDPDVLAEAEEIIENLEAGVQSFRQIMESINGR from the coding sequence ATGAACGACACGTCAAGCATTGTTTCAAGAGTATGGAGTTTCTGTCACACCCTGCGGGATGACGGTGTAAGTTACGGTGATTATCTGGAGCAACTCACCTACCTGCTGTTTCTCAAAATGGCCGATGAATACAGCAAAATCTATAAAAAGGATGTCGGTATCCCGAAGGAATACAACTGGGACAGTCTGAAAACCAGAAAAGGCGCGGACCTCGAATCCCATTACATCACCCTGCTCAGGACGCTGGGGCAGCAGAAAGGCATGATTGGGCAGATTTTTGTTAAGTCCCAGAACCAGATTCAGGACCCGGCCAAGCTGTATAAAATCATTCATATGATCGATGCGGAAAACTGGGTCATGATGGGTGCGGATGTCAAGGGGGATATCTACGAGGGGCTATTGGAAAAAAATGCCGAGGACGTGAAAAGCGGTGCAGGGCAGTATTTTACCCCCAGGTCGCTGATCCGGGCCATGGTGGAATGTGTTCGTCCAGAACCCTTAAAGACCATTGCCGACCCTGCCTGCGGCACCGGAGGGTTTTTTCTGGCGGCCTATGATTTTTTAGTCAGAGAGTACAGCCTTGATAAAGAGCAGAAAAAGTTTTTGAAGAATCAGACCTTTTTCGGCAATGAGATCGTGGCCAACACCCGCCGTCTGGTATTGATGAACTGTTTTTTACATAATATCGGGGAGATTACCGGTGAATCCACCATTTCACCAAATGATGCCCTGATAGCCGAAGCCGGTGACCGGTACGACTATGTCCTGACCAATCCGCCGTTTGGCAAAAAAAGCAGCATCACCATAACCAACGGCGAGGGCAAACAGGAAAAAGAGGATCTGCGTTACAACCGGCAGGATTTCTGGGCAACCACCTCCAACAAGCAGCTCAATTTTGTGCAGCATGTCCGTACCATGCTTAAAACCTCCGGCCAGGCGGCCGTGGTGGTTCCGGACAATGTGCTGTTTGAGGGGGGAGCAGGTGAAACGGTTAGGCGAAAGCTCCTTGACAATACCGACCTGCACACCATTCTGAGGCTTCCTACCGGAATATTTTACGCCCAGGGGGTTAAGGCCAATGTGATCTTTTTTGATAATAAACCCGCGGCCAAAAATCCCTGGACCCGGGAGGTCTGGTTCTATGATTTCAGAACCAACATCCATTTCACCAAAAAGAAAAACCTGATGGCATACGACGATCTGAAGGATTTCATTGCCTGCTACAATCCGAAAAACCGGCACACGCGTCAAGAAACCTGGTCTGAAGACAATCCCGAAGGCCGGTGGCGCAAATTCACCTATGACGAGATTGTTGCCCGTGACAAAACCAGTTTAGATATCTTCTGGATCAGGGATGAGAGTTTGGCCGATCTGGACAACCTGCCAGATCCGGATGTGCTGGCCGAGGCCGAGGAGATCATTGAAAATCTTGAGGCCGGTGTCCAGAGTTTCAGGCAGATCATGGAATCGATCAATGGACGATAA
- a CDS encoding cold-shock protein has protein sequence MAHGTVKWFNDKKGFGFITQDNGTDVFVHQTEIQSNGFRTLAEGDKVDFEVIKDHKGYKASKVVKL, from the coding sequence ATGGCGCATGGGACAGTAAAGTGGTTTAACGATAAGAAAGGTTTCGGGTTTATTACTCAGGATAACGGAACCGATGTCTTTGTACACCAGACCGAGATCCAGAGCAATGGATTCAGGACACTGGCCGAAGGTGACAAAGTGGACTTTGAAGTTATTAAAGACCATAAAGGTTACAAGGCATCAAAGGTTGTTAAATTATAA
- the aroA gene encoding 3-phosphoshikimate 1-carboxyvinyltransferase yields the protein MENYSWGIFRVIEIKPLQVKIDARVRVPGSKSYTNRALVTAALANGTSTVANALFSDDTKYMAGGLNALGISVEERQEDRMFIIQGKNGVIPAKQANLFVGNAGTAMRFLTAILTLGNGIYEIDGIARMRQRPIQDLLDGLKQLGAEVVSKYHNGCPPVTVHGEGLPGGQAIVKGDLSSQYLSALLMTAPYAKKDVLIEIKGDLVSKRYVDMTLALMHQFGVNVNNDKYKTFFIKSGQRYKAIPYEVEADASSASYFFAAAAITGGKVRVEGIGRKSLQGDVHFIDVLGRMGCKVTMEDDWIEVQGNTLRGIDVDMGDMPDVAQTLASVAVFAHGKTRVRNVKNMRIKETDRIAAVVHELRRMGIAVKEFEDGFEISPSPPKPAEIETYDDHRMAMSFALIGLRANGIFIKNPECVAKTFPGYFQKIEALRNGYVGLS from the coding sequence GTGGAAAATTATTCATGGGGAATTTTCAGGGTGATTGAAATAAAACCGTTGCAAGTAAAGATTGATGCAAGAGTGAGGGTGCCGGGTTCGAAAAGCTATACGAACCGTGCCCTTGTTACCGCGGCATTAGCCAACGGGACATCAACGGTTGCGAATGCCCTCTTCAGTGACGATACCAAATACATGGCTGGTGGTCTGAATGCCCTGGGCATATCTGTCGAAGAAAGACAAGAAGACCGGATGTTTATAATACAGGGTAAAAACGGGGTCATTCCTGCAAAACAAGCGAATTTATTTGTTGGGAATGCAGGTACTGCCATGAGATTTTTAACAGCCATACTAACGTTAGGGAATGGTATTTATGAAATAGACGGAATTGCACGTATGAGGCAAAGGCCTATTCAGGATTTGCTTGACGGATTGAAACAACTGGGGGCAGAGGTTGTATCAAAATATCATAACGGATGTCCTCCTGTAACGGTTCATGGAGAAGGATTGCCGGGTGGACAGGCTATAGTAAAAGGGGATTTAAGCAGTCAGTACCTTAGTGCCTTATTAATGACAGCGCCTTATGCAAAAAAAGATGTCTTAATAGAAATAAAAGGGGACCTGGTATCAAAACGTTATGTAGATATGACCCTCGCACTGATGCATCAGTTTGGCGTGAATGTAAATAACGATAAGTATAAGACTTTTTTTATAAAATCAGGACAACGGTACAAGGCAATACCTTATGAAGTTGAAGCAGATGCTTCATCTGCCTCTTATTTTTTTGCTGCAGCTGCTATTACCGGAGGAAAGGTTAGGGTGGAGGGAATCGGGCGCAAGTCTTTACAGGGTGATGTTCACTTTATTGATGTCCTGGGGAGAATGGGTTGTAAGGTTACGATGGAGGATGATTGGATAGAGGTTCAGGGAAATACACTTCGGGGAATAGATGTTGATATGGGTGATATGCCTGATGTGGCGCAGACATTGGCATCCGTAGCGGTATTCGCTCATGGAAAGACGAGGGTAAGAAACGTGAAGAATATGCGTATAAAGGAGACTGACCGTATTGCTGCTGTAGTACATGAACTGCGGAGGATGGGAATTGCTGTAAAAGAATTTGAGGACGGTTTTGAGATCAGTCCTTCTCCTCCAAAACCTGCTGAAATAGAGACCTATGATGACCATCGTATGGCAATGAGTTTTGCATTGATAGGGTTGCGTGCAAATGGAATATTTATCAAAAATCCGGAATGTGTAGCAAAGACATTTCCCGGTTATTTTCAAAAAATAGAAGCGCTCAGGAATGGCTATGTTGGCCTCTCTTAA
- the ribD gene encoding bifunctional diaminohydroxyphosphoribosylaminopyrimidine deaminase/5-amino-6-(5-phosphoribosylamino)uracil reductase RibD encodes MAIALELAEKGRGKVEPNPMVGAVLVKNGEIVGTGYHQSFGGAHAEMHAIKEGGDNCRGAALYVSMEPCAHYGKTAPCTDAIIKAGIVRVVLAIIDPNPVTSGKGIQQLKDAGVEVTVGVMEKEAKRLNTPFLKMMQRGLPYVIVKWAMSLDGKIATRTGDSKWISCEESREYVHKIRGQVDGILVGINTVLRDDPLLTCRIEGGRNPRRIIVDSNASLPLNCRLISTLHESEVIVAVNQNAPQQRIGKLQQSGCRVLQIKSPGRLVDLKGLLVLLAEMRLTNILVEGGSRVITSLIDEHLADKGIIFIAPIIIGGEGADSPVLGKGIENISEAVGISDILVKRFLDDIVIEGILNYNY; translated from the coding sequence ATGGCAATTGCCCTGGAATTAGCAGAAAAAGGGCGGGGAAAGGTAGAGCCGAATCCCATGGTTGGTGCAGTGCTGGTAAAAAATGGCGAGATTGTCGGAACGGGTTATCATCAGTCTTTCGGAGGGGCTCATGCAGAGATGCATGCAATAAAAGAAGGAGGAGATAATTGCAGGGGGGCAGCTCTCTATGTTTCGATGGAACCTTGTGCGCATTATGGCAAGACTGCACCCTGTACCGATGCCATTATTAAGGCAGGCATTGTAAGGGTCGTGCTGGCAATTATTGATCCGAATCCTGTTACTTCAGGCAAGGGGATACAGCAGTTAAAGGATGCAGGGGTTGAGGTCACGGTCGGCGTTATGGAAAAAGAAGCCAAAAGGCTTAATACCCCTTTCCTGAAAATGATGCAAAGGGGGTTACCCTATGTGATTGTGAAGTGGGCTATGTCGCTTGATGGGAAGATTGCCACCCGTACCGGTGATTCAAAATGGATTTCCTGTGAGGAATCCCGTGAATATGTACATAAGATTCGCGGGCAGGTAGATGGTATTTTAGTTGGTATTAATACCGTGCTACGCGATGACCCGTTACTGACCTGCCGTATTGAAGGGGGAAGAAATCCCAGGAGGATTATTGTCGATAGCAATGCTTCGCTTCCTTTGAATTGCCGCCTTATCAGTACTCTTCATGAAAGCGAGGTGATTGTTGCCGTAAATCAAAATGCCCCCCAGCAGCGTATCGGGAAATTACAACAGTCAGGATGCCGGGTACTTCAGATAAAGAGTCCGGGAAGGCTGGTGGATCTCAAAGGACTCCTTGTGTTACTGGCTGAAATGAGACTGACAAATATTCTTGTGGAGGGAGGCAGCAGGGTGATAACTTCTCTGATTGACGAACACCTTGCTGATAAGGGTATCATTTTTATTGCCCCTATTATTATAGGAGGGGAGGGCGCTGATTCGCCTGTACTCGGGAAAGGCATTGAAAATATATCTGAAGCAGTTGGAATCAGCGATATATTGGTAAAGAGATTTCTGGACGATATTGTAATAGAGGGCATCCTGAACTATAATTATTAA
- the guaA gene encoding glutamine-hydrolyzing GMP synthase — MIEENNEKILILDFGSQYTQLIARRVRENNVFSEIVSHRITAEEIRKIHPKGIILSGGPASVYVENAPRCDEEIVRLEVPVLGICYGMQLGCQMLGATVKPATAREYGRTSCTVNNASKLFKSLTRNITVWMSHGDQIFELPPEFESLAFTQNCPFTAAMHKHSAFYGIQFHPEVTHTVQGNQIIRNFLYEICGCTGNWKMHSYIEKSLEDIRNLVGEGRVVCGLSGGVDSAVTAALIHKAIGNRLSCIFVDNGLLRNYEAKEVVKTFKNTFTVDLHTINAQDRFLQKLKGITDPEMKRKVIGHEFIEIFKEEAKKISGVRFLAQGTLYPDVIESIPAHGGPTVTIKSHHNVGGLPEELGFELVEPLRFLFKDEVRRIGEELGLPEELVWRHPFPGPGLAIRIIGEITLPRLNILRTADKILIEEIRKAGLYRSISQCFAVLLPVSTVGVMGDERSYENIIAIRAVETTDFMTADWCHIPYEILGTIASRIINEVKGVNRVVYDISTKPPSTIEWE; from the coding sequence ATGATTGAAGAAAATAATGAAAAAATTCTTATCCTTGATTTCGGATCACAATATACACAGCTTATTGCACGGAGGGTACGTGAGAATAATGTATTTAGTGAAATAGTATCCCACAGGATTACCGCAGAAGAAATACGGAAGATACATCCGAAGGGGATTATCCTCAGCGGTGGCCCTGCAAGTGTTTATGTGGAAAATGCTCCACGGTGTGACGAAGAAATCGTCAGGCTGGAAGTCCCTGTTTTGGGTATCTGTTATGGAATGCAATTAGGGTGTCAGATGCTGGGGGCTACCGTAAAACCTGCAACTGCACGTGAATATGGAAGGACATCCTGCACAGTAAACAATGCAAGTAAATTATTCAAATCACTTACCAGAAATATTACGGTATGGATGAGCCACGGGGATCAGATTTTCGAATTGCCCCCCGAGTTTGAATCCCTTGCATTCACTCAGAATTGCCCGTTCACAGCCGCAATGCATAAACACAGTGCATTTTACGGTATACAATTCCATCCGGAAGTAACCCATACCGTCCAGGGGAACCAGATCATACGTAATTTTCTTTATGAGATATGCGGATGCACCGGCAACTGGAAGATGCATTCTTATATAGAAAAATCTTTAGAAGACATCCGTAATCTGGTCGGTGAGGGAAGGGTGGTTTGCGGATTATCAGGCGGAGTTGATTCCGCTGTAACTGCGGCGCTTATTCACAAGGCCATAGGAAACCGTCTTTCCTGTATTTTTGTTGATAACGGCCTTTTAAGGAATTATGAGGCAAAGGAGGTTGTGAAAACCTTCAAAAATACTTTTACGGTAGATTTGCATACCATCAATGCTCAAGACCGGTTCCTGCAGAAACTGAAAGGAATAACTGATCCCGAAATGAAACGGAAGGTTATCGGACATGAATTCATAGAAATCTTTAAGGAGGAGGCAAAAAAGATATCAGGGGTAAGATTCCTTGCTCAGGGAACCCTGTATCCTGATGTCATCGAGAGCATTCCTGCGCATGGGGGACCAACGGTAACCATTAAAAGTCACCATAATGTCGGAGGGCTGCCGGAAGAGTTAGGTTTTGAACTCGTAGAACCGTTACGGTTCTTATTTAAAGATGAAGTACGCAGGATTGGTGAAGAGCTTGGCCTGCCGGAAGAGTTGGTCTGGCGGCATCCTTTTCCTGGTCCCGGACTGGCTATCAGGATTATTGGTGAAATAACTTTGCCACGGCTGAACATACTCCGTACCGCCGATAAAATACTTATCGAAGAGATACGAAAGGCAGGACTCTACCGGTCTATATCACAATGTTTTGCAGTACTCTTGCCGGTAAGCACCGTAGGGGTTATGGGAGACGAAAGGAGCTATGAAAATATCATTGCCATTCGTGCGGTGGAAACAACTGATTTTATGACTGCCGACTGGTGTCATATCCCGTATGAAATTCTGGGCACCATTGCAAGCCGGATTATTAATGAAGTAAAAGGCGTTAACCGTGTTGTTTATGACATCAGTACCAAACCGCCAAGTACCATTGAGTGGGAATAA
- a CDS encoding cache domain-containing protein, giving the protein MKPVRRIFIAFGIAFLIFLVILGPLAFKILTAALSEEIKNHLISVREIKKLQIQNFFYARYGDINVLARNPIVVQSLPRYALAFKNGGLQSPAYRQIDSYFGQLIEHFERQYGYYNILLVDTDGNVVFGVKEDKYVGTNIKTGEYSSFTIGEVFQEAVDHVKMSDLLWSEDAKDFIFLVASPVHDQARKLIGVVIAEMPYSKIDIIISQRDGLGNTGKMYLVGEDRFMRSKSRFYTENTVLKLEVRTKAALDALRGNSDIKIANDFRNVPVISAYTPLDNLRDINWALLVEIDVDEAFNSIRTFKVDLVIIAGILSIITGAYLYLTLKKKHAESTSATLALDRGK; this is encoded by the coding sequence TTGAAACCGGTACGAAGAATATTCATAGCCTTTGGTATTGCATTTCTGATATTTCTGGTCATCCTGGGGCCGCTGGCATTTAAAATCCTCACTGCTGCCTTGAGTGAAGAGATAAAAAATCATTTAATTTCCGTGCGGGAAATTAAAAAACTACAAATACAGAATTTTTTTTATGCCAGATACGGAGATATTAACGTACTTGCAAGGAACCCGATAGTTGTTCAAAGCTTACCCAGATATGCCCTTGCCTTTAAAAATGGTGGTTTACAAAGCCCTGCATACAGGCAAATTGACAGCTATTTTGGCCAGTTAATAGAACACTTTGAGAGACAATACGGGTATTATAATATATTGCTCGTCGATACGGATGGGAATGTTGTGTTTGGGGTAAAAGAGGACAAGTACGTTGGTACAAATATAAAAACAGGTGAATACAGTTCTTTCACTATTGGAGAAGTGTTTCAGGAAGCGGTTGATCATGTTAAAATGTCTGATCTTCTCTGGAGTGAAGATGCAAAAGATTTTATCTTTCTGGTGGCATCTCCCGTGCACGACCAGGCCCGCAAGCTTATAGGCGTTGTTATTGCAGAAATGCCTTACTCCAAAATTGATATCATCATATCACAAAGGGACGGACTCGGTAATACCGGTAAGATGTATCTTGTAGGAGAAGACAGATTCATGCGCTCAAAGTCAAGATTTTATACCGAAAATACCGTTCTCAAACTTGAAGTCAGAACAAAAGCAGCACTTGATGCCCTCCGGGGAAATAGCGACATTAAGATTGCAAATGACTTTCGTAATGTCCCTGTAATAAGTGCATATACCCCCCTTGATAATTTACGGGATATCAATTGGGCATTGCTGGTAGAAATCGATGTAGATGAGGCATTCAATTCTATTCGCACATTCAAGGTTGATCTGGTCATTATCGCTGGTATCTTAAGTATCATTACAGGTGCCTATCTTTATCTCACACTCAAGAAAAAACATGCTGAAAGTACTTCTGCAACACTGGCATTGGATAGAGGTAAATAG
- a CDS encoding SUMF1/EgtB/PvdO family nonheme iron enzyme — MKKIYSIPLFCIAIPCFILISYLCPVTAGTMVKQCPTCNKIYPEEIKFCGEDGTRLIEISAKMICPECGKEGFPGEKFCREHGKKLVPESEVLSTRKEDDQEQQIELAKKYYQAGNDYCDAEAYDSALNSYKKAEELFPDFPQLHYNMGWLYSRLGNPEQAIYHMQKYIVLAPNAKDLTEIQSYIVILKQALEKRKKILSEYKSRDNIMQEALAGQKEKYGSVLIPAGEFLMGTNDARDDAYPQHRVYLDAYEIDCYEVTNAQYWEFLDYIKRTNDHSKCHKDEPSGKDHTPKFWDNEYYSMPDYPVVRIDWFDAYAYATWAGKRLPTEAEWEKAARGPDGRKFPWGNEWDPARCNLTGEPKPVGSIESGKSIYGCYDMAGSVYEWCADWYHDFYYKESPSKNPKGPGEGLRRVIRSGSRFSQPFQVRTDTRKSERPDLYNQALGFRCVKDVQEK, encoded by the coding sequence ATGAAAAAAATCTATTCTATTCCTTTATTTTGTATCGCTATCCCGTGCTTTATCCTTATTTCATATCTTTGTCCCGTAACAGCAGGGACAATGGTCAAACAATGCCCGACCTGTAATAAAATATACCCTGAAGAAATAAAATTTTGTGGCGAAGACGGCACCCGGTTAATAGAAATATCAGCAAAAATGATCTGCCCTGAATGTGGAAAAGAAGGTTTTCCCGGAGAAAAATTTTGCAGAGAGCACGGCAAGAAACTTGTTCCGGAATCAGAGGTACTATCCACACGGAAAGAAGATGACCAGGAACAACAAATTGAACTTGCTAAAAAATATTATCAGGCCGGTAATGATTACTGCGATGCGGAAGCATACGATTCAGCACTGAATTCATACAAAAAGGCAGAAGAACTATTTCCCGATTTCCCTCAGCTCCATTATAATATGGGCTGGCTTTATAGCAGACTGGGGAATCCCGAACAGGCCATCTACCATATGCAAAAATATATTGTGCTTGCACCCAATGCAAAAGACCTTACAGAAATACAAAGCTACATAGTTATTCTCAAACAGGCATTGGAAAAGCGAAAAAAAATCCTGAGCGAGTACAAAAGCCGGGACAATATCATGCAGGAGGCATTAGCCGGACAGAAAGAAAAATATGGCAGTGTCCTCATACCGGCAGGAGAGTTTCTTATGGGTACAAATGATGCAAGGGATGACGCATATCCCCAGCACAGAGTATACCTGGACGCATACGAAATTGACTGCTATGAGGTAACAAATGCACAATACTGGGAATTTCTGGATTATATAAAAAGAACAAACGATCACAGTAAATGCCATAAAGATGAACCAAGTGGAAAGGATCACACCCCCAAATTCTGGGATAATGAATATTATAGTATGCCGGATTATCCTGTTGTACGGATTGATTGGTTTGATGCATATGCTTATGCTACCTGGGCAGGAAAGCGCTTACCAACCGAGGCGGAATGGGAAAAGGCCGCAAGGGGGCCGGACGGGAGAAAGTTCCCCTGGGGAAATGAATGGGACCCTGCACGTTGCAACCTCACCGGTGAACCAAAGCCTGTCGGGAGTATTGAAAGCGGCAAGAGTATTTACGGATGCTATGATATGGCCGGCAGCGTTTATGAATGGTGTGCCGATTGGTATCACGATTTTTATTACAAAGAATCCCCGTCAAAAAATCCCAAAGGTCCGGGCGAAGGTCTCAGGCGTGTGATACGGAGCGGCTCACGTTTTTCTCAGCCATTTCAGGTGCGGACAGATACCAGAAAATCGGAACGGCCTGATCTGTACAATCAGGCATTGGGATTTCGCTGTGTAAAGGATGTACAGGAAAAATAA
- a CDS encoding valine--tRNA ligase, which yields MSGKLSKQYNPKEIEDIWYQFWEERRLFHSEPDPSLRPYTIVIPPPNVTGMLHMGHALNAIIQDILIRWRRMQGYNTLWIPGTDHAGIATQNVVERELATRYIKRNHMERERFIEEVWKWRNQYGSTIIKQLKKLGSSCDWKRERFTMDEGLSEAVRETFVRLFEKGLIYKGKYMINWCPRCNTALADDEVEHEEHEGNLWYIKYPFKDAPHLFFVVATTRPETMLGDVAVAVNPEDERYKDMTNEMLTLPVVERDLPIIADSFVDPSFGTGAVKVTPAHDPNDFEIGKRHNLTPVVVIRENGFMNENAGDYEGIDRFECRNALVEELKLKKLIEKVVPHKHSVGHCYRCHTVIEPYISDQWFVKMRPLADAAIQASREKQITFFPDRWEKIYLNWLENVRDWCISRQIWWGHRIPAWYCQDCSAITVSREIPVKCSKCGSARLKQDEDVLDTWFSSALWPFSTMGWPTETPELQYYYPTSALVTDRGIIYFWVARMVMMGLRMMNKIPFSSVYIHGTILDEQGRKMSKSLGNGIDPLVMIDRYGADAVRFSLIILTTEGQDLKLSESKFEMGRNFTNKLWNAARFIIMNITEESPAETRTEPSEYQFEDKWILNRLHATIEACTAYLEQFKFSDAAMKIYDFTWHSFCDWYLEIVKPRLYKPVNPEDKKTAQTVLAIVFNRILRLLHPFVPFITEELWQNVKKAVLENNIDIQEDIQGESIMCSAWPEIAKPYDDHIENEMAVLQDVIRAIRNIRSKMNIMEKQQLNAVISVSGNGGLSLKEHADLLKQMANLKQVEIGKDLTKPDNAASEVIGNVQAFVPLAGIIDPKIEEERQSKHLKQLEEYLLITRRKLENKNFLTKAPADIVTMEQNRERELLEQIQKIKNILDDLRK from the coding sequence ATGTCAGGAAAGTTATCGAAACAATATAACCCGAAAGAAATAGAAGATATATGGTATCAATTCTGGGAAGAAAGAAGGCTTTTCCATAGTGAACCCGACCCTTCCCTGAGGCCGTATACGATTGTTATCCCTCCTCCGAATGTAACCGGCATGCTCCATATGGGACATGCCCTGAATGCGATAATTCAGGACATTCTGATCCGTTGGAGGCGCATGCAGGGATACAATACCCTGTGGATACCCGGGACAGACCATGCCGGTATCGCTACCCAGAATGTTGTTGAACGGGAACTGGCAACCAGATATATCAAGCGAAACCACATGGAACGTGAACGTTTTATTGAAGAAGTCTGGAAATGGAGAAATCAGTATGGTTCAACGATTATCAAACAATTGAAAAAACTCGGGAGTTCCTGCGACTGGAAACGGGAGCGGTTCACGATGGATGAAGGCCTCTCGGAGGCTGTCAGGGAAACCTTTGTACGGCTGTTCGAAAAGGGTCTGATCTATAAAGGCAAATATATGATTAACTGGTGCCCCCGTTGCAACACCGCCCTTGCCGATGATGAAGTAGAACATGAGGAACACGAAGGGAACCTATGGTATATAAAATATCCGTTTAAGGATGCCCCGCATCTCTTTTTTGTCGTAGCAACCACCCGTCCGGAAACCATGCTGGGAGACGTTGCAGTAGCCGTTAATCCGGAAGATGAGCGATATAAGGACATGACCAATGAGATGCTCACCCTTCCGGTTGTTGAAAGGGATCTGCCAATAATTGCCGATAGTTTTGTCGACCCGTCCTTCGGAACAGGTGCGGTAAAGGTAACACCTGCCCACGATCCAAATGACTTTGAAATCGGAAAACGTCACAACCTGACCCCCGTTGTTGTTATACGGGAAAACGGGTTTATGAATGAGAATGCAGGTGACTATGAGGGGATTGACCGGTTTGAATGCAGGAATGCATTGGTAGAGGAATTAAAACTAAAAAAACTTATTGAAAAAGTCGTTCCCCATAAACACTCGGTCGGACATTGCTACCGGTGTCATACCGTCATTGAGCCGTATATTTCCGATCAGTGGTTCGTGAAGATGCGTCCCCTTGCAGATGCGGCTATTCAGGCATCACGGGAAAAACAGATAACCTTTTTCCCTGACCGTTGGGAGAAAATCTATCTAAACTGGCTGGAAAATGTACGGGATTGGTGCATTTCCAGGCAGATATGGTGGGGTCACCGCATCCCTGCCTGGTATTGCCAGGACTGCAGTGCAATTACCGTGTCACGGGAGATACCGGTAAAATGCTCAAAATGCGGTAGCGCAAGGCTGAAGCAGGATGAAGATGTTCTTGATACGTGGTTCAGTTCTGCGTTATGGCCGTTCTCAACCATGGGATGGCCAACTGAAACACCTGAATTGCAATACTATTATCCGACGTCTGCCCTTGTTACTGACCGGGGAATTATCTACTTCTGGGTAGCACGCATGGTTATGATGGGACTCCGGATGATGAACAAGATTCCTTTTTCTTCCGTTTATATTCATGGCACCATACTTGACGAACAGGGAAGAAAAATGAGTAAGTCACTGGGTAACGGTATTGATCCGCTTGTCATGATTGACCGGTACGGTGCCGATGCCGTGCGGTTTTCCCTTATCATCCTTACTACCGAAGGCCAGGATTTAAAACTTTCGGAAAGCAAGTTTGAGATGGGCCGTAACTTCACCAACAAACTCTGGAATGCTGCGCGGTTTATTATCATGAACATCACAGAGGAATCCCCTGCAGAAACCAGGACAGAACCTTCGGAATATCAATTTGAGGACAAGTGGATTCTTAACCGGCTGCATGCAACAATTGAAGCCTGCACCGCATACCTGGAACAGTTTAAATTCAGTGACGCTGCGATGAAAATTTATGATTTTACATGGCATTCTTTCTGTGACTGGTACCTGGAAATCGTAAAACCGCGACTCTATAAACCTGTAAACCCAGAAGACAAGAAAACAGCACAAACCGTGCTTGCAATCGTATTCAACCGGATTTTGCGGTTGTTACATCCTTTTGTTCCATTTATTACAGAAGAGTTATGGCAAAACGTAAAAAAGGCCGTTCTTGAAAATAACATCGATATTCAGGAAGATATACAAGGTGAGAGTATTATGTGCAGCGCCTGGCCTGAGATTGCCAAACCCTATGATGACCATATAGAGAACGAAATGGCCGTCCTTCAGGATGTTATTCGTGCCATCAGGAATATACGGAGCAAAATGAATATTATGGAGAAACAGCAACTGAATGCGGTCATTTCCGTTTCAGGAAATGGTGGATTAAGCTTAAAAGAACATGCAGACCTTCTTAAACAGATGGCCAACCTGAAACAGGTAGAAATAGGCAAAGACCTTACAAAACCCGATAATGCCGCCAGTGAGGTAATCGGAAACGTACAGGCATTTGTGCCGCTTGCAGGTATTATTGATCCAAAGATTGAGGAGGAACGCCAGTCGAAGCATTTAAAACAACTGGAAGAGTATTTGCTTATAACACGGCGCAAGCTGGAAAATAAGAATTTTCTTACAAAGGCACCTGCGGATATCGTGACAATGGAACAAAACAGGGAAAGGGAATTGTTAGAGCAAATACAAAAAATAAAAAATATTTTGGATGATCTCAGGAAATGA